From Deinococcus aquaticus, one genomic window encodes:
- the eno gene encoding phosphopyruvate hydratase: MKIEKVMAREVLDSRGNPTVEAEVHLDSGFSGRAIVPSGASTGTHEALELRDGGSRYLGKGVLKAVANVNEALGPAVVGMDATEQAAIDAAMMAVDGTPNKGSMGGNAILAVSLATARAAAAELDIPLYRYLGGSNAKTLPVPMMNVINGGAHADNSVDFQEFMVMPVGAPTFSEALRYGAETFHSLKKVLSAKGYNTNVGDEGGFAPDLKSNEEALDVLLEAIEKAGYEPGKDIAIALDPAVTELFKDGKYHLESEGRVLSTAEMVDFWADWAQRYPIVSIEDGLAEDDWDGWAALTAKIGDRVQLVGDDLFVTNPERLQRGIDTKVGNAILVKVNQIGSLTESMDAIELAKRHHYGTIISHRSGESEDSFIADLAVATNAGQIKTGSASRSDRIAKYNQLLRIEHALGDRAVYPGRKALR, translated from the coding sequence ATGAAGATTGAGAAAGTGATGGCCCGTGAAGTGCTGGACTCGCGCGGGAACCCCACCGTGGAAGCCGAAGTGCACCTCGACAGCGGTTTTTCTGGTCGCGCGATCGTCCCCTCGGGCGCCAGCACCGGCACCCACGAGGCCCTCGAACTGCGTGACGGCGGCAGCCGCTACCTCGGCAAGGGCGTCCTGAAGGCCGTCGCGAACGTGAACGAGGCGCTCGGGCCAGCTGTGGTCGGCATGGACGCCACCGAGCAGGCCGCCATCGACGCCGCCATGATGGCCGTCGACGGCACCCCCAACAAGGGCAGCATGGGCGGCAACGCCATCCTGGCCGTCAGCCTCGCCACGGCCCGCGCCGCCGCCGCCGAACTGGACATCCCGCTCTACCGCTACCTGGGTGGCAGCAACGCCAAGACCCTGCCGGTCCCGATGATGAACGTCATCAACGGCGGCGCGCACGCCGACAACTCCGTGGACTTCCAGGAGTTCATGGTCATGCCGGTCGGCGCGCCCACCTTCAGCGAGGCACTGCGCTACGGCGCCGAGACCTTCCACAGCCTCAAGAAGGTCCTGTCCGCCAAGGGCTACAACACCAACGTCGGCGACGAGGGCGGCTTCGCGCCGGACCTCAAGAGCAACGAGGAGGCGCTGGACGTGCTGCTCGAGGCGATCGAGAAGGCCGGCTACGAGCCCGGCAAGGACATCGCCATCGCCCTGGACCCGGCCGTGACCGAGCTGTTCAAGGATGGGAAGTACCACCTCGAGTCCGAGGGCCGCGTGCTGAGCACCGCCGAGATGGTGGACTTCTGGGCCGACTGGGCGCAGCGTTACCCGATCGTGAGCATCGAGGACGGCCTGGCCGAGGACGACTGGGACGGCTGGGCCGCCCTGACCGCCAAGATCGGTGACCGCGTGCAGCTGGTGGGTGACGACCTGTTCGTGACCAACCCCGAACGCCTGCAGCGTGGCATCGACACGAAGGTCGGCAACGCCATTCTGGTGAAGGTCAACCAGATCGGCAGCCTGACCGAGTCCATGGACGCCATCGAACTGGCCAAGCGTCACCACTACGGCACGATCATCAGCCACCGCAGCGGCGAGTCCGAGGACAGCTTCATCGCGGATCTGGCGGTCGCCACGAACGCCGGGCAGATCAAGACCGGCTCGGCCAGCCGTTCGGACCGTATCGCCAAGTACAACCAGCTGCTGCGCATCGAGCACGCGCTGGGCGACCGCGCCGTGTACCCGGGCCGTAAAGCCCTGCGTTAA
- the dnaN gene encoding DNA polymerase III subunit beta — protein sequence MNVHVTKKILSEGLGLLERVVPSRSSNPLLTALKVEATEAGLTLSGTNLEIDLSCFVPAEVRDPQNFVVPAHLFAQIVRNLGGELVELELSGAELAVRAGGSDFKLQTGDLDAYPPLSFPAQADVSLDATELARAFSSVRYAASNEAFQAVFRGIKLEHRPEGARVVASDGYRVAIRDFPASGDGRNLIIPARSVDELIRVLKDGEARFTYGDGLLSVTTDRVHMNLKLLDGDFPDYERVIPKDIKLQVTLPATALKEAVNRVAVLADKNANNRVEFLVSEGKLRLAAEGDYGRAQDTLDVVQGGTEPAMSLAFNARHVLDALGPIEGEAELLFSGSTSPAIFRAAGGGGYMAVMVTLRV from the coding sequence ATGAACGTACACGTCACCAAAAAAATTCTCAGTGAGGGGCTCGGTCTCCTCGAACGCGTGGTCCCCAGTCGCAGCAGCAACCCCCTGCTCACGGCCCTGAAAGTCGAAGCCACCGAGGCCGGCCTGACCCTCAGCGGCACCAACCTCGAAATCGACCTGTCATGCTTCGTGCCGGCCGAGGTCCGGGACCCGCAGAACTTCGTGGTTCCTGCCCACCTGTTCGCGCAGATCGTCCGCAACCTGGGCGGCGAACTGGTCGAACTGGAACTCAGTGGGGCGGAACTCGCCGTCCGGGCCGGCGGCTCGGACTTCAAACTCCAGACCGGTGATCTCGACGCCTACCCGCCCCTGAGTTTCCCCGCGCAGGCCGACGTGAGCCTGGACGCCACCGAACTGGCCCGCGCCTTTTCCAGCGTCCGCTACGCCGCCAGCAACGAGGCCTTCCAGGCCGTGTTCCGCGGGATCAAACTCGAGCACCGGCCCGAGGGCGCGCGCGTGGTCGCCTCCGACGGCTACCGCGTGGCCATCCGGGACTTCCCGGCCAGTGGGGACGGGCGCAACCTGATCATCCCGGCCCGCAGCGTCGACGAACTGATCCGCGTGCTCAAGGACGGCGAGGCCCGCTTCACGTACGGTGACGGCCTGCTGAGCGTCACGACCGACCGCGTGCACATGAACCTGAAACTGCTCGACGGGGACTTCCCGGATTACGAGCGCGTGATTCCCAAGGACATCAAGTTGCAGGTCACGCTGCCCGCGACTGCCCTGAAGGAAGCCGTGAACCGCGTGGCCGTGCTGGCCGACAAGAACGCCAACAACCGCGTGGAATTCCTGGTGTCCGAGGGCAAGTTGCGTCTGGCGGCCGAGGGCGATTACGGCCGCGCGCAGGACACCCTGGACGTGGTGCAGGGCGGCACCGAGCCCGCCATGAGCCTCGCGTTCAACGCCCGGCATGTCCTTGACGCCCTGGGTCCCATCGAGGGGGAAGCGGAGCTCCTGTTCAGCGGCTCTACCAGCCCCGCTATCTTTCGCGCGGCGGGTGGGGGCGGGTACATGGCCGTCATGGTCACGCTGCGCGTCTGA
- a CDS encoding NAD-dependent epimerase/dehydratase family protein, which translates to MDILILGGTQFVGRHIVLAFLAGGHRVSILTRGQSLDELPAGVERLRGDRGEAGGLDTLAGRNWDACVDVSGYTPAAVQASAAELRDRVGRYVFVSTVSVYAEPGRHPVREDDPLLPPAPAEQTEVTGASYGPLKVACEQIVQEVFGDRATILRPQIVAGPFDHTARYPYWPDRAAGGGGETLLPGSGEDHVQVIDARDLAAFTVRVVEQSVGGVFNVAGPRLSWAAFAGVLGIRHPVWVPADALEGLGLGFRELPLFIPESGEQAGLMDVSAERALAAGLTLRGPEVTARDTRAWSAGADLTYALTPEREAQALAAWREE; encoded by the coding sequence ATGGACATCCTGATTCTGGGCGGCACGCAGTTCGTGGGCCGGCACATCGTTCTGGCGTTCCTGGCGGGCGGGCACCGCGTGAGCATCCTGACGCGCGGCCAGTCCCTGGACGAACTGCCAGCCGGGGTCGAGCGGCTGCGTGGCGACCGGGGCGAGGCAGGCGGTCTGGACACCCTGGCGGGCCGCAACTGGGACGCCTGCGTGGATGTCAGCGGGTACACGCCAGCGGCCGTGCAGGCGAGTGCGGCGGAGCTACGGGACCGGGTGGGCCGCTACGTGTTCGTCAGCACGGTCAGCGTGTACGCCGAGCCGGGGCGGCACCCGGTGCGGGAGGACGACCCGCTGCTGCCTCCGGCGCCGGCAGAACAGACCGAGGTGACGGGCGCGAGTTACGGCCCGCTGAAGGTCGCGTGCGAGCAGATCGTGCAGGAGGTGTTCGGGGACCGCGCGACGATCCTGCGCCCGCAGATCGTGGCAGGGCCGTTCGATCACACGGCCCGCTACCCGTACTGGCCAGACCGGGCTGCCGGTGGGGGAGGGGAGACCCTGCTGCCCGGCAGCGGCGAGGATCACGTGCAGGTGATCGACGCGCGTGACCTCGCCGCGTTCACGGTGCGCGTGGTCGAGCAGAGCGTGGGCGGCGTGTTCAACGTGGCCGGGCCGCGCCTGAGCTGGGCGGCCTTCGCGGGCGTGCTGGGCATCCGGCATCCGGTGTGGGTCCCGGCGGACGCGCTGGAAGGCCTGGGCCTGGGCTTCCGCGAGTTACCGCTGTTCATCCCGGAGAGTGGCGAGCAGGCAGGCCTGATGGACGTGAGCGCCGAGCGGGCCCTGGCGGCGGGCCTGACCCTGCGTGGCCCGGAAGTGACGGCGCGCGATACCCGGGCCTGGAGTGCCGGGGCTGACCTGACCTACGCCCTGACGCCCGAGCGCGAGGCACAGGCGCTGGCCGCGTGGAGAGAAGAGTAG
- the dnaA gene encoding chromosomal replication initiator protein DnaA, protein MSQEIWADVLGYVRKNISEVEYHTWFAPVKNLGVQEGSLVLGVRNSFAQEWFRKHYLELLEDALRSLGAQNPQVSFQVLPAAQDALLLPSDPPPPPPAPAGRAAPAPAPVENRKVLNPKYTFENFVVGPNNNLAHAAALAVAESPGKAYNPLFIYGDVGLGKTHLMHAVGHYMTERFPGKRIEYVSTESFTNDLINAIREDRMTQFRNRYRSVDLLLVDDIQFLAGKERTQEEFFHTFNALYENHKQIILSSDRPPKDIQTLEGRLRSRFEWGLITDIQSPEYETRVAILKMNAEHNRIDIPQEVLELIARQVTSNIRELEGALMRVVAFSSLNNVPFSRAVAAKALSNVFTPQEVKVEMMDVLKQVAAHYNMPPDVIRGSGRVREVVLPRQVAQYLIRELTDHSLPEIGQFFGRDHSTVMHAISKVTEQVGREPEITAAVETLRRRMQGLEDDEHDA, encoded by the coding sequence ATCTCGCAGGAAATCTGGGCGGACGTGCTTGGGTACGTCCGCAAGAACATTTCAGAGGTGGAATACCACACCTGGTTCGCCCCCGTGAAAAACCTCGGCGTGCAGGAAGGCTCGCTGGTGCTGGGCGTCCGCAACTCGTTCGCGCAGGAGTGGTTCCGCAAGCATTACCTGGAACTGCTCGAGGATGCGCTACGCAGTCTGGGCGCGCAGAATCCGCAGGTGAGTTTCCAGGTGCTGCCGGCCGCGCAGGACGCGCTGCTGCTGCCCAGCGACCCGCCGCCGCCCCCACCAGCCCCGGCCGGGCGCGCCGCCCCGGCCCCCGCGCCCGTCGAGAACCGCAAGGTCCTGAACCCCAAGTACACCTTCGAGAACTTCGTGGTGGGGCCGAACAACAACCTCGCGCACGCGGCGGCGCTGGCCGTCGCGGAGTCGCCCGGCAAGGCGTACAACCCGCTGTTCATCTACGGGGACGTCGGGCTGGGCAAGACCCACCTGATGCACGCGGTCGGGCATTACATGACCGAACGTTTTCCGGGCAAACGCATCGAGTACGTCTCGACCGAGTCGTTCACGAACGATCTGATCAACGCGATCCGCGAGGACCGCATGACACAGTTCCGGAACCGTTATCGCAGCGTGGACCTGCTGCTAGTCGACGATATTCAGTTCCTGGCCGGCAAGGAGCGCACGCAGGAGGAGTTCTTCCACACCTTCAACGCGCTGTACGAGAATCACAAGCAGATCATCCTGAGTTCCGACCGGCCGCCGAAGGACATCCAGACGCTGGAAGGGCGGCTGCGCAGCCGCTTCGAGTGGGGTCTGATCACGGACATTCAGTCGCCGGAGTACGAGACGCGCGTGGCGATCCTGAAGATGAATGCCGAGCATAACCGCATCGACATTCCGCAGGAGGTTCTGGAACTGATCGCGCGGCAGGTCACGAGCAACATCCGTGAACTGGAGGGCGCGCTGATGCGGGTGGTGGCGTTTTCCAGCCTGAACAACGTGCCCTTCAGCCGGGCGGTGGCGGCCAAGGCGCTGAGCAACGTGTTCACGCCGCAGGAAGTCAAGGTCGAGATGATGGACGTGCTCAAGCAGGTGGCGGCGCATTACAACATGCCGCCGGACGTGATCCGTGGGTCCGGGCGGGTGCGTGAGGTGGTGCTGCCGCGTCAGGTGGCGCAGTACCTGATCCGTGAGTTGACGGACCATTCGCTGCCGGAGATCGGTCAGTTCTTCGGGCGGGATCACTCGACGGTGATGCACGCCATCAGCAAGGTGACGGAGCAGGTGGGCCGCGAACCCGAGATCACGGCGGCCGTCGAGACACTGCGGCGCCGGATGCAGGGTCTGGAAGACGACGAACATGATGCATAA